Genomic segment of Methanobrevibacter oralis:
CATTTCTAACTACAACACTATCACCCATAACAAAAAGAGCAGCAGCAAAATTTGCCTTATTTTTATTAAAATAACTATTTTGAATTTCACCATTACTATCACCCCAATAAACAGCACTACCATAATAACCTGCAGAATTATTATTAAAAGAAGAATTTAAAAGAGTACCATTAGCACCATTCCAATAAACAGCACCACCATAATAACCTGCAGAATTATTATTTAAAGAAGAATTTAAAAGAATTCCATTAGCACCATCCCAATAAACAGCACCACCATAATAACCTGCAGAATTATTATTTAAAGAAGAATTTAAAAGAATTCCATTAGCACCAGTCCAATAAACAGCACCACCATAATAACCTGCAGAATTATTATTTAAAGAAGAATTTAAAAGAATTCCATTAGCACCAGTCCAATAAACAGCACCACCATAATAACCTGCAGAATTATTATTTAAAGAAGAATTTAAAAGAGTACCATTATCACCTTGCCATTCTATAACTCCATATGTAGCATTATTATTCTCAAAAGAAGAATTTGAGATAGTTACATTTGAAGTATAAACAAAAATAGCACCACCATATGTAGCATTATTATCATTAAAAGTAGAATCTTCCAAAATTACATCTTTTGAATATATATAAACAGATCCACCTCTATTTCCATTATTTTTTCTAAATGTAGAATTTTTAATCGTGAACCCATTACTTGAAATATATATAGCTCCACCACTATCTGCAGTATTATTAACAAACAAACAATTAGAAATTATTCCACGATCATATCTTAAATATATTGCACCACCATAATTTTTTGCAGTGTTGTTTTCAAAGTAGCAATTTTTAATTTCTATATCATTTGATAATGAACGAATTGCTGCACCACTACTTCCTTTTAAATATCCATTAATAAAATTTATGTTATCTAAAACAACATTAGAAAGTTTATACGCATTAATTTCTAAAATACCTGATTGGTTGTTTCCATTTAGTGTGAAATTATTACCATTTATAGATATTTTTTTATTAATTTTTATAGGACTAGAATCTGTTGCATTATTAT
This window contains:
- a CDS encoding right-handed parallel beta-helix repeat-containing protein, encoding MLYKNTIKLLFLFIILLVSISAISAVDNSTDVTQEMGFNEVMGDRGSGSFTDLQTIIDNAPAGSTINLDKNYVYNNATDSSPIKINKKISINGNNFTLNGNNQSGILEINAYKLSNVVLDNINFINGYLKGSSGAAIRSLSNDIEIKNCYFENNTAKNYGGAIYLRYDRGIISNCLFVNNTADSGGAIYISSNGFTIKNSTFRKNNGNRGGSVYIYSKDVILEDSTFNDNNATYGGAIFVYTSNVTISNSSFENNNATYGVIEWQGDNGTLLNSSLNNNSAGYYGGAVYWTGANGILLNSSLNNNSAGYYGGAVYWTGANGILLNSSLNNNSAGYYGGAVYWDGANGILLNSSLNNNSAGYYGGAVYWNGANGTLLNSSFNNNSAGYYGSAVYWGDSNGEIQNSYFNKNKANFAAALFVMGDSVVVRN